AAGCCCTCGCTGACGATTCCCTGCTACGGCGAGCGCCGCTATGGGCACGCCCAGGACGAAGACCTGGTCATGGCCATTCCCCGCGACATGATGGAAAAGGCGCTTTTCGGGCTGGAGGTGCTGTATCGGCGGGGGGTGCGCTATCCCATCAGCTTTGCCGGCGCCGAAGGCGATGTGGGGCCCATGTTTCCGGCCAGCTACCACAGTATGGAAGACGTATCCAAACATATTTCGGGAGGAGAGCACCTGCTTTTAGGGGTGACCGGCGGCATTGCCAGCGGTAAATCCTATGTGTCCGAAATCCTGGAGGACCTGGGATCGCCGCTTATCGATTTCGACAGGCTGGCCAGAATTGTGGTGGAGCCCGGCAAACCGGCGTTTGAACAGATCGTGGCCTACTTCGGCCGACAGGTGTTGGCCGAGGACGGCACCCTGGACCGCAAGCAGCTGTCGGACATCGTCTTCAGCGACATGGAAAAACGTAAGAAATTGGAGAGCTTTACCCACCCAGCCATCTATACGGGGTTTTTCGACGGCATCAGCGCCATCACCAAAGAGAAGCCCGATGCCGTCATCCAGGTGGCGGTGCCCCTCCTGATCGAACTGAATCTGCAGTTTTTATTCGACAAGCTGCTGGTGGTACACGTCCCCATGGAGGTCCAGGTCGAGCGTTTGGCCGCACGGGACGGAATTACCACGCAAGAAGCAGCCAACATCCTCAGATCCCAGCTGCCCATCGACGAGAAGGTCCGGTTCGCCGATTTCGTCATCCACAACGAAGGGTCACGCGAGGCGACCCGCCGGCAGGTGGCAGCGGTGTGGGAGGAACTCGGCAAAGTCGGGTAGTTTTAGCTTATAACGCTAGTCATCCCTGCATGCCTCCCCCGGCATGGTGTTGGGCCGCAGGCAGGGATCCAGGGCATATAGCGGATCGCTTGCTGGATCCC
Above is a window of Deltaproteobacteria bacterium DNA encoding:
- the coaE gene encoding dephospho-CoA kinase (Dephospho-CoA kinase (CoaE) performs the final step in coenzyme A biosynthesis.) gives rise to the protein MQMKTEKKIDWEKLIRRMELLMRLKSFPVAFKMLEKKEELEKIPFMRRTSHKSTLCQLITLVRNFDWTVGADLDDFLFSACPSILGLTEVPEVCTNGTFRSIVWVKTKKDGRKYEASIPRLPLGKYEAVAMAPMVYNPFEPDIVLIYANPAQMMLLINALQFEDYEVMQFFCVGESSCSDAIARCYNTGKPSLTIPCYGERRYGHAQDEDLVMAIPRDMMEKALFGLEVLYRRGVRYPISFAGAEGDVGPMFPASYHSMEDVSKHISGGEHLLLGVTGGIASGKSYVSEILEDLGSPLIDFDRLARIVVEPGKPAFEQIVAYFGRQVLAEDGTLDRKQLSDIVFSDMEKRKKLESFTHPAIYTGFFDGISAITKEKPDAVIQVAVPLLIELNLQFLFDKLLVVHVPMEVQVERLAARDGITTQEAANILRSQLPIDEKVRFADFVIHNEGSREATRRQVAAVWEELGKVG